A portion of the uncultured Bacteroides sp. genome contains these proteins:
- a CDS encoding dihydroorotate dehydrogenase: MADLSVNIGELKMKNPVMTASGTFGYGEEFEDFINIERIGGIIVKGTTLHKREGNPYPRMAETPSGMLNAVGLQNKGAKYFAEHIYPRIKSLDTNIIVNVSGSAIDDYVKTAEIINELDNISAIELNISCPNVKEGGMAFGVTTTGACSVVKAVREAYKKTLIVKLSPNVTDITEIARSAEDSGADSVSLINTLLGMAIDAERKRPLLSTITGGLSGPAVKPIALRMVWQVANAVKIPVIGMGGIMDWKDAVEFMLAGASAIQIGTANFIDPTTTIKVEEGINDYLERHQIKSVRDIIGALEV, encoded by the coding sequence ATGGCAGATTTGAGTGTAAATATAGGCGAACTAAAGATGAAAAACCCGGTAATGACTGCGTCGGGTACATTTGGCTATGGTGAAGAATTCGAAGATTTTATAAATATAGAGCGAATAGGTGGCATTATTGTGAAAGGTACTACTCTTCACAAACGTGAAGGAAACCCTTATCCGCGTATGGCAGAAACCCCTTCAGGCATGCTCAACGCCGTTGGACTGCAAAATAAAGGGGCAAAGTACTTTGCCGAACATATATATCCACGCATAAAAAGCCTCGATACAAATATAATTGTAAATGTATCGGGATCTGCCATCGATGATTATGTAAAAACAGCTGAAATCATAAATGAACTTGACAATATTTCTGCTATTGAGTTAAACATCTCATGCCCCAATGTGAAGGAAGGTGGCATGGCTTTTGGAGTGACTACAACGGGAGCATGTAGTGTTGTTAAAGCTGTGCGAGAGGCTTACAAAAAGACACTTATCGTGAAGCTATCTCCAAATGTGACTGATATTACCGAAATAGCCCGTTCAGCTGAAGATAGTGGTGCAGACAGCGTATCATTAATCAATACTTTGCTAGGAATGGCCATTGATGCAGAACGCAAACGTCCTCTGCTTTCCACAATTACAGGTGGTTTATCGGGACCAGCAGTGAAACCTATCGCACTCCGCATGGTTTGGCAGGTCGCTAATGCAGTAAAAATACCAGTCATTGGAATGGGTGGCATAATGGATTGGAAAGATGCAGTAGAGTTTATGCTTGCAGGGGCCTCTGCTATACAGATAGGTACTGCAAATTTTATAGATCCGACTACCACGATTAAAGTAGAAGAAGGTATTAATGACTATCTTGAAAGACATCAAATCAAGTCTGTTAGAGATATTATAGGTGCACTTGAGGTGTAA
- a CDS encoding ATP-dependent Clp protease ATP-binding subunit, whose translation MNNQFSQKVSEIIIYSKEEANRLKNGYIGPEHFLLGLIRDGEGKAIEILSGLKIDLTGLKKRIEGMLKLYQDEMLLPDAEVPLSNDASRILKMGILEARLLKSNVADTEHLLLAILKDKHNLAATVLEENDVDYKKFFEQLSLQPDINAGLGFTEDDDEDDDEVDEPRSAGNKNPQQERQQQAQATKKPANDTPVLDNFGTDMTKAAEEGKLDPVVGREREIERLAQILSRRKKNNPILIGEPGVGKSAIVEGLALRIVQKKVSRILFDKRVVALDMTSVVAGTKYRGQFEERIRSILNELHRNPNVIVFIDEIHTIVGAGSAAGSMDAANMLKPALARGEIQCIGATTLDEYRKNIEKDGALERRFQKVIVEPTTAEETLQILKNIKDKYEDHHNVSYTEAALEACVKLTDRYITDRNFPDKAIDALDESGSRIHLTNINVPKEIEEQEKLIETTTAQKNEAVKLQNYELAASYRDKEKELSEHLDQMKTDWEATLKDNRQTVGEEDIANVVSMMSGIPVQRMAQAEGAKLAHMKEDLQSKVIAQDSAIEKLVKAILRSRVGLKDPSKPIGTFMFLGPTGVGKTHLAKELAKYMFGSVDSLIRIDMSEFMEKFTVSRLVGAPPGYVGYEEGGQLTEKVRRKPYSIILLDEIEKAHPDVFNLLLQVMDEGRLTDSYGKIVDFKNTVIIMTSNIGTRQLKDFGRGVGFATNSRMDNKEFSRSVIQKALNKSFAPEFLNRVDEVITFDQLSLEAIIKIVDIELKALYERIETIGYALQLDDASKEFIASKGYDVQFGARPLKRAIQTYLEDQLSELIISSSLSPGDIIRVTVNEEKTELKMVREEQSK comes from the coding sequence ATGAATAATCAATTCTCACAGAAAGTTTCTGAGATCATCATATATAGCAAAGAAGAAGCCAATCGCCTCAAAAATGGCTATATAGGACCTGAACATTTTTTATTGGGATTAATTCGAGACGGTGAGGGAAAAGCCATTGAAATACTTTCCGGATTAAAAATTGATCTCACTGGACTAAAGAAGCGTATTGAGGGTATGTTAAAGCTATATCAGGATGAAATGTTGTTGCCTGATGCTGAAGTGCCTTTGTCTAATGATGCCTCAAGGATATTGAAAATGGGAATTCTCGAGGCACGCTTACTGAAAAGTAATGTAGCTGATACGGAGCATTTGCTATTAGCTATTTTGAAGGATAAGCATAATTTGGCTGCTACGGTGCTTGAAGAAAATGACGTTGACTATAAGAAGTTCTTCGAACAACTCTCTTTGCAGCCTGATATTAATGCAGGCCTTGGATTTACTGAAGATGATGATGAAGATGATGATGAAGTAGATGAACCTCGTTCTGCCGGAAATAAGAACCCACAACAAGAACGCCAGCAGCAGGCGCAAGCAACAAAAAAGCCGGCTAATGATACCCCTGTGCTTGACAATTTTGGAACTGATATGACGAAAGCGGCCGAAGAAGGAAAATTAGATCCTGTCGTTGGTCGTGAACGAGAAATTGAGCGTTTGGCTCAAATCTTAAGTCGTCGTAAAAAGAACAATCCTATATTAATAGGTGAACCCGGCGTTGGTAAATCGGCTATTGTGGAAGGATTGGCTCTTAGAATCGTTCAGAAAAAAGTTTCTCGTATTTTGTTTGATAAACGTGTTGTAGCGTTAGATATGACTTCTGTTGTAGCGGGAACAAAATATCGGGGACAGTTTGAAGAAAGGATTCGTTCTATTTTAAACGAATTGCATCGAAACCCGAATGTAATTGTGTTCATTGACGAGATTCATACCATTGTAGGTGCCGGATCTGCTGCCGGGTCTATGGATGCCGCTAATATGCTGAAACCCGCGTTAGCTCGTGGAGAAATACAATGTATTGGCGCCACTACCCTTGACGAATATAGAAAAAACATTGAAAAGGATGGGGCCTTGGAGCGTAGATTTCAAAAAGTGATTGTAGAACCAACCACTGCTGAAGAGACTCTACAGATATTGAAGAACATTAAAGATAAATATGAAGATCATCATAACGTAAGCTACACGGAAGCAGCTCTTGAAGCCTGTGTGAAGTTAACAGACCGCTATATTACTGATCGTAATTTTCCTGATAAAGCAATTGATGCGCTTGATGAATCGGGCTCGCGGATTCACTTAACAAATATAAATGTTCCAAAGGAAATTGAAGAACAAGAAAAATTAATTGAAACAACAACAGCTCAAAAAAACGAAGCAGTTAAACTTCAGAATTATGAACTTGCTGCCAGTTATCGGGATAAAGAGAAAGAACTTTCCGAGCATTTAGATCAGATGAAAACTGATTGGGAAGCTACCTTAAAAGACAATAGACAGACGGTTGGTGAGGAAGACATTGCCAATGTGGTCTCGATGATGTCCGGCATTCCGGTGCAACGTATGGCACAAGCCGAAGGTGCTAAACTTGCGCATATGAAAGAAGATTTGCAGTCAAAGGTAATAGCACAAGACTCTGCTATCGAGAAATTGGTTAAGGCGATTTTACGGAGTCGTGTCGGTTTGAAAGATCCGAGTAAACCCATTGGGACATTCATGTTTTTAGGGCCTACCGGTGTAGGTAAGACTCATTTAGCGAAGGAATTGGCAAAATATATGTTCGGATCTGTGGATTCACTTATTCGGATTGATATGAGTGAGTTTATGGAGAAGTTTACTGTATCTCGACTTGTAGGAGCTCCTCCGGGATATGTGGGTTACGAAGAAGGTGGGCAACTTACCGAAAAGGTACGGCGCAAACCCTACTCCATTATTTTGCTTGATGAGATAGAAAAAGCACACCCCGACGTATTTAATCTTTTGCTGCAAGTAATGGATGAAGGTCGATTAACTGACAGTTATGGCAAAATAGTCGATTTTAAGAACACTGTCATCATCATGACCTCTAATATAGGAACTCGCCAGTTGAAAGATTTTGGTAGAGGTGTTGGCTTTGCTACAAATAGTCGTATGGACAATAAAGAGTTTTCGCGAAGTGTCATACAAAAAGCTTTAAATAAATCATTCGCACCTGAATTTTTAAATCGTGTAGATGAAGTTATAACGTTTGATCAACTCTCTTTAGAAGCTATAATCAAGATTGTTGATATTGAGCTGAAAGCTTTGTATGAGAGGATTGAGACTATCGGATATGCTCTTCAGCTTGATGATGCATCTAAAGAATTTATTGCTTCCAAAGGATATGATGTGCAATTTGGAGCTCGTCCTTTGAAGCGTGCTATACAAACCTATTTAGAAGATCAACTTTCTGAATTGATTATCTCCTCTTCACTTTCTCCGGGTGATATTATCCGAGTAACAGTCAATGAAGAAAAAACTGAATTGAAAATGGTTCGAGAAGAGCAAAGTAAATAA
- the ligA gene encoding NAD-dependent DNA ligase LigA, protein MTVEDKINELRAQLHRHNHNYYVLNAPEITDKEFDDLMRELQDLEQLHPEFSDDNSPTMRVGSDMNKNFTQVTHKYPMLSLANTYSEGEISDFYERVRKALNEDFEICCEMKYDGTSISLTYEDGQLVRAVTRGDGEKGDDVTDNVKTIRSIPLVLHGDNYPPSFEIRGEILMPWEVFEELNRDREIREEPLFANPRNAASGTLKLQNSSTVASRKLDAYLYYLLGDNLPCDGHYENLQEVQKWGFKISPLMCKCQTLQEVFDFINYWNQERKNLPVATDGIVLKVNSLKQQKNLGFTAKSPRWAIAYKFQAEQALTRLNMVTFQVGRTGAITPVANLDPVQLSGTVVKRASLHNADIIEGLDLHIGDMVYVEKGGEIIPKITGVDVSARFMIGEKVKFITNCPECGSKLIRIEGEAAHYCPNETACPPQIKGKIEHFISRKAMNIDGLGPETVDLFFKLGLIKNTADLYELHVKDIKELDRMGDKSAENIINGIEQSKQVPFERVLFALGIRFVGETVAKKIARAFNTIDELKEADLETLKTIDEIGEKIAQSILSYFANEANRNLVERLKCSGLHLYRSEEETHDTTDKLLGQSIVISGVFTHHSRDEYKDIIEKNGGKNVGSISSKTSFILAGENMGPAKLEKAAKLGVKIVNEEEFLALIS, encoded by the coding sequence ATGACAGTGGAAGATAAAATAAACGAATTGCGTGCCCAACTCCATAGGCATAATCATAACTACTACGTCTTAAACGCTCCTGAAATTACTGATAAGGAATTTGATGATCTCATGCGTGAACTTCAGGATTTAGAACAGTTACATCCGGAATTTAGCGATGATAATTCGCCTACTATGCGTGTGGGAAGTGACATGAATAAAAATTTCACTCAGGTAACGCACAAATATCCCATGCTTTCGCTTGCCAATACCTATTCCGAAGGGGAGATTTCTGATTTCTATGAGCGCGTACGCAAAGCACTGAATGAAGATTTTGAGATTTGCTGTGAAATGAAATACGATGGAACGTCTATTTCGCTAACTTATGAAGATGGACAACTGGTTCGTGCTGTTACTCGTGGTGACGGAGAAAAAGGAGACGACGTTACAGACAATGTAAAGACCATACGAAGTATTCCTCTGGTACTGCATGGAGATAATTATCCACCATCTTTTGAAATCAGAGGTGAGATATTAATGCCTTGGGAAGTTTTCGAAGAACTGAATCGAGATAGAGAAATACGGGAAGAACCTCTTTTTGCCAATCCCCGAAATGCTGCTTCAGGAACACTTAAGTTGCAAAATTCATCGACTGTTGCTTCAAGAAAGCTTGATGCTTACCTCTATTATTTATTGGGCGATAACTTGCCTTGCGATGGACATTATGAAAATCTGCAGGAAGTTCAGAAATGGGGTTTCAAAATATCTCCATTGATGTGTAAATGCCAAACGCTCCAAGAGGTATTCGACTTCATCAACTATTGGAATCAGGAACGAAAAAACCTCCCTGTAGCCACAGATGGCATCGTGCTCAAAGTCAACAGTCTAAAGCAACAGAAGAACCTCGGTTTTACTGCAAAATCGCCTCGTTGGGCCATTGCATATAAGTTTCAGGCTGAACAAGCTTTGACGCGGCTCAATATGGTTACTTTTCAAGTTGGACGAACAGGAGCTATTACTCCAGTAGCCAATTTGGACCCTGTTCAGTTATCAGGAACAGTCGTAAAGCGTGCCTCCCTACACAACGCAGACATCATCGAAGGATTGGATTTACATATCGGAGATATGGTTTATGTGGAAAAGGGAGGAGAAATTATTCCGAAAATCACAGGAGTGGATGTCTCTGCCCGTTTCATGATTGGTGAAAAGGTGAAATTTATCACAAATTGTCCGGAATGTGGCAGTAAGCTAATTCGTATTGAAGGTGAAGCTGCCCATTATTGCCCTAACGAAACTGCTTGCCCACCGCAGATTAAAGGGAAAATAGAGCATTTCATTAGTCGAAAAGCGATGAATATTGATGGCCTGGGACCTGAAACAGTTGATTTGTTTTTTAAATTAGGCCTTATAAAAAATACAGCTGACTTGTACGAACTGCATGTGAAAGACATCAAAGAGCTCGATCGTATGGGAGATAAATCAGCCGAAAATATTATTAATGGTATTGAGCAAAGCAAGCAAGTGCCTTTTGAACGCGTACTTTTTGCCTTGGGCATTCGCTTTGTGGGTGAAACGGTTGCAAAGAAGATAGCCCGTGCCTTTAATACTATTGATGAATTGAAGGAAGCCGACCTCGAAACGTTGAAAACTATCGATGAAATAGGTGAAAAAATAGCTCAAAGTATTCTTTCATACTTTGCAAATGAGGCCAACAGGAACTTAGTGGAAAGATTGAAATGCAGTGGCTTACATCTCTATCGTTCCGAAGAAGAAACCCATGACACCACTGATAAACTATTGGGGCAATCGATTGTCATAAGTGGTGTTTTCACCCATCACTCAAGAGACGAATACAAAGACATTATTGAGAAGAATGGCGGAAAAAATGTAGGCAGTATTTCTTCAAAAACCAGTTTCATTCTTGCAGGTGAGAATATGGGGCCGGCAAAATTGGAGAAAGCCGCTAAATTGGGCGTTAAAATAGTAAACGAGGAGGAATTTCTGGCACTCATCTCGTAA
- a CDS encoding tetratricopeptide repeat protein, translating into MKRVLFSMVLLFVASISFAQEKNVKEAKRIANEVKPDFTKAEQLIKEALVNPETKENPETWDAAGFIQKRINEKEMENAYLKKPYDTLKVYNSVLDMYKYYLKCDQLSEIPNEKGKVKNKFRKANSAVMLTERPNLINGGIQYFNLDKNKEALAFFSTYVDVAAHPMFEKENFVQKDTILPQVAYYATLAAAKLEDYPTVLKYGPYAQNDKEVGKYAMEFMATAYNAQGDTVKWVSTLKEGVQKFPNHSFFFGHLIDYYSNANKYSDAMLFADEMLAKDPNNTFYLYVKAYLYHNMKEYDKAIEFYKKTIAIDPKYAEAYSNLGLIYCLQAQDYAAKTTSDVNDPKYKKEQAVIKKFYEDAKPYYEKARELKPDQKDLWIQGLYRIYYNLNLGTQFEEIDKLMNN; encoded by the coding sequence ATGAAAAGAGTATTATTTTCTATGGTTTTATTGTTTGTGGCTAGCATCTCTTTTGCTCAAGAAAAGAACGTAAAGGAGGCGAAAAGAATAGCTAATGAAGTAAAACCAGACTTTACAAAGGCTGAGCAGCTTATAAAAGAAGCTTTGGTTAATCCTGAAACGAAAGAAAATCCTGAGACATGGGATGCCGCTGGTTTTATTCAGAAAAGAATAAATGAGAAAGAAATGGAAAATGCATATCTAAAGAAGCCTTACGATACTCTTAAGGTGTACAATAGTGTTTTAGATATGTATAAGTATTATCTTAAGTGCGACCAATTGTCTGAAATACCAAACGAGAAAGGTAAGGTTAAAAACAAATTCAGAAAAGCAAACTCTGCAGTTATGCTAACTGAACGTCCAAATCTAATTAATGGTGGTATTCAATATTTCAATCTGGATAAGAACAAAGAAGCTCTGGCTTTTTTCTCTACTTATGTAGATGTTGCAGCACACCCAATGTTTGAGAAAGAAAACTTTGTGCAGAAAGATACTATTTTGCCTCAGGTAGCATACTATGCGACTTTAGCAGCTGCTAAACTGGAAGATTATCCTACCGTACTGAAATATGGTCCTTATGCTCAGAATGACAAAGAAGTAGGCAAATATGCTATGGAATTTATGGCTACTGCATACAACGCTCAGGGTGATACAGTAAAATGGGTTTCTACTTTGAAAGAAGGCGTACAGAAATTCCCGAATCATTCATTTTTCTTTGGGCATCTTATTGATTATTATAGCAATGCAAATAAATATAGTGATGCGATGCTGTTTGCTGATGAAATGTTAGCAAAAGATCCAAATAACACTTTTTACCTTTATGTAAAAGCGTATTTGTATCATAACATGAAAGAGTATGATAAAGCGATCGAATTTTATAAGAAAACCATCGCTATTGATCCTAAATATGCAGAAGCTTATTCTAACTTAGGGTTAATTTATTGTTTGCAGGCTCAAGACTATGCTGCTAAAACAACATCAGATGTCAATGATCCAAAATACAAAAAGGAACAAGCCGTTATAAAGAAATTCTATGAAGATGCAAAACCTTATTACGAAAAGGCTAGAGAACTCAAGCCTGATCAAAAAGATTTGTGGATTCAAGGTCTATATAGAATATACTATAATCTAAATCTTGGTACACAATTTGAAGAAATTGATAAATTGATGAATAATTAA
- the dapA gene encoding 4-hydroxy-tetrahydrodipicolinate synthase: MIQTKLKGMGVALITPFKEDESVDYDALLRLVDYLLQNNADFLCVLGTTAETPTLTEEEKKKIKKVVIERVNKRIPILLGVGGNNTRAIAESLKNDDYTGVDAILSVVPYYNKPSQEGIYQHYKAISEATELPIVLYNVPGRTGVNMTAQTTLRIARDLKNVVAIKEASGDITQMDDIIKNKPANFDVISGDDGITFPLITLGAVGVISVIGNAFPREFSRMTRLALQGDFANALTIHHRFTELFSLLFVDGNPAGVKSMLNAMGMIENKLRLPLVPTRITTFEAIRKVLNELNIKC, from the coding sequence ATGATACAGACTAAATTGAAAGGAATGGGGGTAGCACTGATTACTCCTTTCAAAGAAGATGAAAGCGTTGACTATGATGCATTATTACGATTGGTGGATTACTTACTCCAAAATAATGCTGATTTTCTATGTGTGCTGGGAACTACAGCCGAAACTCCAACATTGACTGAAGAGGAAAAGAAAAAAATAAAAAAGGTAGTAATTGAACGTGTTAATAAAAGAATACCTATACTACTTGGAGTTGGTGGCAATAACACAAGAGCCATTGCTGAGAGCTTAAAAAATGATGACTACACCGGAGTAGATGCTATTTTGTCTGTAGTGCCATATTATAATAAACCATCTCAGGAAGGTATCTACCAACATTATAAAGCAATATCTGAGGCCACAGAACTGCCTATAGTGCTCTACAACGTCCCGGGACGAACGGGAGTTAATATGACAGCACAGACTACTTTGCGCATAGCTCGTGACTTAAAAAATGTAGTAGCAATTAAAGAAGCCTCGGGTGACATTACTCAGATGGATGATATCATAAAAAATAAACCAGCCAATTTTGATGTTATTTCTGGAGATGATGGAATTACCTTCCCATTGATTACTCTTGGGGCTGTTGGAGTCATTTCAGTTATTGGAAATGCCTTTCCGCGCGAATTTAGTCGGATGACGCGTTTAGCTTTACAAGGGGACTTTGCAAATGCGTTAACCATACACCACCGATTTACCGAATTATTTAGTTTGTTATTTGTGGATGGTAATCCTGCAGGAGTTAAGTCAATGTTGAATGCCATGGGAATGATTGAGAATAAGCTACGTCTACCGTTAGTTCCCACAAGAATCACTACTTTTGAAGCGATTCGTAAAGTTCTCAATGAATTAAATATAAAGTGTTAG
- a CDS encoding dihydroorotate dehydrogenase electron transfer subunit, with protein sequence MKKFILDLIVTENARLNTNYVLLKMTASSTLPDMLPGQFAELLVDGSQKTFLRRPISINFVDKERNEVWFLIQIVGDGTRHLAEVIPGNKVNVIFPLGNSFTMPQTPSKKVLLVGGGVGTAPMLYLGEQLTKNGCIPTFLLGARSKNDLLQLNEFALYGDVNTTTEDGSHGEKGYVTQHSILNKVQFDQIYTCGPKLMMMAVAKYAKERNIACEVSLENTMACGIGACLCCVENTTEGHLCVCTEGPVFNINKLLWQI encoded by the coding sequence ATGAAAAAATTTATTTTAGACTTGATTGTCACCGAGAATGCGAGATTGAATACAAACTACGTGTTACTTAAGATGACGGCTTCATCTACACTGCCGGACATGCTTCCAGGTCAATTTGCCGAATTATTGGTTGACGGTTCGCAAAAAACATTCTTGCGCCGTCCTATATCTATCAATTTCGTGGATAAAGAACGCAATGAGGTATGGTTCTTAATACAAATTGTAGGTGATGGAACAAGACATCTTGCAGAAGTTATTCCAGGTAATAAAGTGAATGTTATATTCCCTTTAGGCAACAGCTTTACAATGCCGCAAACGCCCTCAAAGAAGGTTCTCTTGGTTGGCGGAGGTGTTGGTACTGCACCTATGTTATATTTGGGTGAACAATTAACTAAAAACGGCTGTATCCCAACTTTCTTATTAGGAGCCAGAAGCAAAAATGATTTGCTCCAACTCAATGAGTTTGCTCTCTATGGCGATGTTAATACTACTACTGAAGACGGAAGTCATGGTGAGAAAGGGTATGTCACCCAGCATTCGATACTAAATAAGGTACAATTTGATCAGATCTATACTTGCGGTCCTAAACTGATGATGATGGCCGTAGCCAAATACGCTAAAGAAAGAAATATCGCTTGCGAGGTTTCGTTAGAGAATACTATGGCGTGCGGAATAGGTGCATGTCTTTGTTGCGTTGAAAATACTACTGAGGGACACTTATGTGTATGTACAGAAGGTCCTGTATTTAATATAAATAAACTATTATGGCAGATTTGA
- a CDS encoding helix-turn-helix transcriptional regulator, whose protein sequence is MDIKDRIKLIMERENMASGAFAESIGIQQSTLSHILNGRNNPSLDVIMKVHQRYTYINLEWLLYGTGNLTEKSSSAPDYLPSLFDENLLNPPKRTDDSVYRKEIAPKTPENIPKEAVKQEIRYIERPPRKITEIRIFFDDNTYETFKGEK, encoded by the coding sequence ATGGATATTAAAGACAGAATCAAATTGATTATGGAAAGAGAGAACATGGCATCAGGAGCTTTTGCAGAAAGCATTGGTATCCAACAGTCTACTCTCTCTCATATTTTGAATGGGCGAAATAATCCGAGCCTAGATGTAATAATGAAAGTTCACCAAAGATATACTTATATAAATTTGGAGTGGCTTTTGTATGGTACCGGCAATCTAACTGAAAAAAGTTCTTCAGCGCCTGATTATTTGCCTTCCTTATTTGACGAGAATCTATTAAATCCTCCCAAACGGACAGATGATTCAGTATATCGCAAGGAAATCGCTCCAAAAACACCTGAAAACATACCTAAAGAGGCTGTAAAACAGGAGATTAGGTATATAGAAAGACCTCCCAGAAAAATCACTGAAATAAGAATTTTCTTTGATGATAATACGTATGAGACTTTCAAAGGTGAAAAATGA
- the trmD gene encoding tRNA (guanosine(37)-N1)-methyltransferase TrmD has translation MRIDIITVLPEMIEGFFNCSIMKRAQNKGLAQIHIHNLRDFTEDKYRRVDDYPFGGFAGMVMKIEPIERCINALKAERTYDEVIFTTPDGEQFDQKMANTLSLAGNLIILCGHFKGIDYRIREHFITKEISIGDYVLTGGELAAAVMADAIVRIIPGVISDEQSALSDSFQDNLLAAPVYTRPAEYNGWKVPDILLSGHEAKIKEWELKQSFERTKRLRPDLLED, from the coding sequence ATGCGCATTGATATTATTACAGTTTTGCCGGAGATGATTGAAGGATTCTTTAATTGCTCGATCATGAAACGTGCTCAAAATAAGGGACTTGCTCAAATTCATATTCACAATCTGCGTGATTTCACAGAAGATAAATATCGTCGTGTAGATGATTATCCGTTTGGTGGTTTTGCCGGAATGGTAATGAAAATAGAACCGATAGAACGTTGCATCAATGCATTGAAAGCGGAGCGGACATATGATGAAGTAATATTTACCACCCCTGACGGAGAGCAATTTGATCAGAAAATGGCTAATACTTTATCTTTGGCAGGCAATCTAATCATTCTTTGCGGGCATTTCAAAGGTATTGACTATCGCATTCGCGAGCATTTTATAACCAAAGAAATCAGTATTGGAGATTACGTATTGACAGGAGGTGAACTTGCTGCGGCTGTAATGGCAGATGCAATAGTGCGAATCATTCCAGGAGTTATTTCTGATGAGCAATCAGCACTTTCAGACTCTTTCCAAGATAACCTGCTTGCTGCTCCGGTATATACGCGTCCGGCAGAATACAATGGATGGAAAGTCCCAGATATTCTTTTGTCCGGGCACGAAGCTAAAATAAAGGAGTGGGAATTGAAACAATCTTTTGAACGAACGAAGCGTCTTCGTCCTGATTTGCTAGAGGATTAA